A single window of Chloracidobacterium thermophilum B DNA harbors:
- a CDS encoding M28 family metallopeptidase, with protein MLFSIVTRGSLPRFLVTCLACGALLGGPVVFPLPHRAAAKVRSGLSALESQLLAAPAPERARQTLRTLTAKPHLAGTPEDYATALYVRDELQRAGFDVELVEYEVYLPRPKSRRVEMTAPTKYRCTLTEPTLPDDPDSASPLAVPTFAAWSPSAKVEAPVVYVNYGLPRDYEVLEKLGVSVQGKIALVRYGECYRGVKAQVAQEKGAVGLLVYSDPKDDGYVQGKTYPDGPWRTDNCVQRGSYRAFTQPPGDPLTPGRPAKKGTSRLAPKDAGLPRIPIQPLSYRDALPILESLRGPAAPKDWIGGLPIEYRIGNGETRVRMALTMDYRLRTIWNVIGTLTGRDHPDEWILLGNHRDAWVYGAVDPSSGTTAMLEVARAFGELRKTGWQPRRTIKLCSWDAEEYGLIGSTEWVEEHLTELREKAVCYLNVDSAVSGDNFRASAVPSLWSFTKSVLQDVPDASGTRSLYDNWRAQDQKASEVRFGKLGSGSDYAPFLQLAGIACLDMASTGSYGVYHSTYDSFRWMEKFGDPTFSRHAAMARGWALLAFRLAESPRIELNLLDYAREIERLARELAQEHPQLDATALLDAARDLTIAAEAFETEPDTQATLAIRNRLRRQFEGFLLAPEGLPKRYDARHVVYAPGVFSGYGAEVFSGVRYALTRNDAADVARAMEQIVTALKKATRTLQGQPSGKKDTQPVRKGVL; from the coding sequence ATGCTTTTTTCGATTGTAACCCGTGGTTCACTGCCCCGTTTCCTTGTGACCTGCCTGGCGTGTGGTGCTTTGTTGGGCGGCCCGGTGGTGTTTCCTCTTCCGCACCGCGCCGCCGCCAAAGTCCGCTCCGGGCTTTCTGCCCTTGAAAGCCAGCTTCTTGCCGCGCCAGCGCCGGAACGCGCCCGCCAGACGCTGCGCACCCTGACGGCCAAGCCGCATCTGGCCGGTACACCCGAAGACTACGCCACGGCGCTCTACGTCCGGGACGAACTCCAGCGCGCCGGTTTTGACGTGGAACTCGTCGAGTATGAGGTTTATCTGCCCCGGCCCAAGTCACGGCGGGTGGAAATGACAGCCCCGACCAAATACCGCTGCACGTTGACCGAGCCGACGCTGCCTGACGATCCCGATTCCGCCTCGCCGCTGGCCGTGCCGACCTTTGCGGCCTGGTCGCCTTCGGCCAAAGTCGAAGCCCCGGTTGTGTATGTCAACTATGGGCTTCCACGCGACTACGAAGTGCTCGAAAAACTGGGCGTCAGCGTCCAGGGCAAGATTGCTCTTGTGCGCTACGGTGAGTGCTACCGGGGCGTCAAGGCCCAGGTAGCCCAGGAAAAAGGCGCCGTCGGGCTGCTGGTCTATTCCGATCCCAAGGACGACGGCTACGTACAGGGCAAGACCTACCCCGACGGTCCCTGGCGCACGGACAACTGCGTACAGCGTGGCAGTTACCGCGCCTTCACCCAGCCGCCCGGCGATCCGCTGACGCCGGGCCGTCCGGCCAAGAAAGGCACGTCGCGCCTGGCCCCCAAAGATGCCGGACTGCCCCGGATTCCCATCCAACCGCTTTCCTACCGCGATGCCCTGCCCATTCTGGAAAGTCTGCGGGGGCCGGCCGCACCCAAGGACTGGATTGGCGGGCTGCCGATTGAGTACCGCATCGGCAACGGGGAGACGCGCGTCCGCATGGCACTCACCATGGACTACCGCCTGCGCACCATCTGGAACGTCATCGGGACGCTCACCGGACGCGACCATCCCGACGAGTGGATTCTGCTCGGCAACCACCGGGACGCCTGGGTTTACGGCGCGGTTGATCCGTCGAGCGGCACCACGGCCATGCTCGAAGTGGCCCGGGCCTTTGGCGAGTTGCGGAAAACCGGCTGGCAGCCCCGCCGGACCATCAAGCTCTGTAGCTGGGATGCCGAAGAATACGGACTCATCGGCTCAACAGAATGGGTTGAAGAGCACCTGACCGAACTCCGTGAAAAAGCCGTCTGCTACCTCAACGTGGACAGCGCCGTAAGCGGCGACAACTTCCGCGCCAGCGCCGTACCGAGCCTGTGGTCCTTCACGAAATCCGTCCTGCAGGATGTCCCGGATGCCAGCGGAACGCGCAGCCTCTATGACAACTGGCGCGCCCAGGACCAGAAAGCGTCCGAAGTGCGCTTCGGCAAGCTGGGCAGCGGGTCGGACTACGCGCCCTTTTTACAGCTTGCCGGCATTGCCTGCCTGGACATGGCTTCGACCGGCAGTTACGGCGTCTATCACTCGACTTACGACAGCTTTCGCTGGATGGAAAAGTTTGGCGATCCGACCTTCAGCCGCCATGCCGCCATGGCTCGGGGATGGGCGCTGCTGGCGTTCCGGTTGGCGGAATCCCCCCGGATTGAACTCAACCTGCTGGATTACGCCCGTGAAATCGAACGCCTGGCCCGGGAACTGGCGCAGGAGCATCCCCAACTCGACGCCACGGCGCTGCTCGATGCCGCCCGTGATCTGACCATTGCCGCAGAAGCCTTTGAAACCGAGCCGGATACCCAGGCGACGCTTGCCATCCGCAATCGCCTGCGCCGCCAGTTTGAAGGCTTTTTGCTTGCTCCAGAAGGGCTTCCCAAACGCTACGACGCGCGCCATGTCGTCTATGCGCCGGGGGTGTTTTCGGGCTACGGCGCGGAGGTGTTCTCCGGGGTACGCTACGCGCTCACCCGCAACGATGCCGCCGATGTGGCGCGGGCGATGGAACAGATCGTCACGGCGCTGAAAAAAGCGACCCGCACCTTGCAGGGACAACCATCTGGCAAAAAGGACACACAACCAGTGAGGAAAGGGGTTCTGTGA
- a CDS encoding DUF4785 family immunoglobulin-like domain-containing protein, translated as MALTGRGWMVGLAAAGVAVGLGIVASLPAQSEVDVDHPVPVSALTTTTLESPSPDCGRLTAEDLALSSSRTETFSTRYVLEGVTGEVALPVTGSHAHIGVFVEDETAQATLLTPTGGRLPVESVPRDVDPGTALSRAEEAPHGKLEATPRGVTTPPGLYRLRLEGGGRSGEAKAAAPRATVVVNDDNDLVLHSWLTDNLVDARQTTEIHVQVREGGKPVEKVRATARIYHENGTLVLEHAMTGLGNGDFGLKIRPLQLGRFGKVILDVEGVTAAGMPFRRTGLLEIASGVAGGRLMRIVGERLTDQGLEVDLEYVVTRAGRFHARANLVTSDGKPVAWAQAAAEAAVGRHVMTLRFDRRLLVSGKLLLRDLELTDVTEFPGVKSPTRIGTYALEQALQ; from the coding sequence ATGGCACTGACAGGACGTGGATGGATGGTTGGGTTGGCGGCGGCCGGAGTCGCCGTCGGGTTGGGCATCGTGGCTTCACTGCCAGCGCAGAGTGAAGTGGACGTCGATCATCCGGTGCCGGTCTCGGCGCTGACGACGACCACGCTCGAAAGCCCTTCACCGGACTGCGGCCGGCTGACGGCCGAAGACCTGGCGCTGTCGTCGTCCCGCACGGAAACGTTTTCAACGCGGTATGTCCTGGAAGGCGTCACTGGGGAAGTCGCCCTGCCGGTCACAGGTAGCCATGCCCACATCGGGGTGTTTGTGGAGGATGAAACGGCGCAGGCGACGCTGCTGACACCCACCGGGGGACGCCTTCCAGTAGAGTCCGTCCCGCGCGACGTTGACCCCGGTACGGCGCTCTCGCGGGCGGAAGAAGCACCCCACGGCAAGTTGGAAGCGACGCCGCGCGGTGTTACCACCCCGCCCGGACTCTACCGCCTGCGCCTTGAAGGCGGCGGGCGCAGTGGTGAGGCCAAGGCGGCTGCACCCCGCGCAACCGTCGTCGTCAACGACGACAATGACCTCGTGCTGCATAGCTGGCTGACCGACAACCTCGTGGATGCCCGCCAGACGACCGAAATTCACGTCCAGGTGCGGGAAGGTGGAAAGCCGGTGGAAAAGGTACGGGCCACAGCGCGCATTTATCACGAAAACGGGACGCTGGTGCTGGAGCATGCCATGACGGGGCTGGGCAATGGGGACTTCGGCCTCAAAATCCGGCCTCTCCAGCTTGGCCGGTTTGGCAAGGTCATCCTCGATGTGGAAGGGGTGACGGCCGCCGGAATGCCTTTCAGGCGGACGGGACTGCTCGAAATTGCCAGCGGTGTGGCCGGTGGACGCCTCATGCGCATTGTGGGTGAGCGTCTGACCGACCAGGGGCTGGAAGTTGATCTGGAGTATGTCGTCACCCGGGCCGGGCGCTTCCATGCCCGCGCCAATCTCGTGACCTCGGACGGGAAACCGGTTGCCTGGGCGCAGGCGGCTGCCGAAGCCGCTGTGGGCCGGCACGTCATGACCCTGCGTTTTGACCGTCGCCTTCTGGTGTCCGGGAAGTTGCTCCTGCGCGATCTTGAACTGACCGACGTGACCGAGTTTCCGGGCGTCAAAAGCCCGACAAGAATTGGAACTTATGCCCTTGAGCAAGCGTTGCAGTGA
- a CDS encoding esterase/lipase family protein — MRNPRWTWLGLAAMWFGLWLGCGTSATAQTTLVFVHGKSDGVSTDSRTKVINNYWTPDMIRAATRNYTVPYEVVFYDGRKHYWDCAVDVAAQINQFITNGRRNLVFVTHSMGGVVMRFILCNADPSDPYYNYRGANFNRIQTHTRHVLSYAPPNAGSEAADLAGTLSGSWMTAWLVSLLDNNSPSTRALTTAHFRTANANWMRDSLRSKAIFTVAGTGLWNDFCLECVGLATLSGLAGLPGEDDGMVAEYSAHYTKAPGGRWYNTDANHHYNRRNSYRRLGEDIARYGY; from the coding sequence ATGCGCAACCCGCGATGGACGTGGCTCGGTCTGGCAGCGATGTGGTTTGGTCTCTGGCTCGGCTGTGGCACGAGTGCGACGGCCCAGACGACGCTCGTGTTCGTTCATGGAAAATCCGATGGCGTGTCCACCGACAGCCGCACGAAGGTCATCAACAACTACTGGACGCCGGATATGATCCGGGCGGCAACGCGCAACTACACCGTTCCGTACGAGGTCGTGTTCTACGACGGGCGCAAGCACTACTGGGACTGCGCCGTGGATGTGGCCGCGCAAATCAACCAGTTTATCACCAACGGCCGACGCAACCTTGTCTTCGTGACGCACAGCATGGGCGGCGTGGTGATGCGTTTCATCCTGTGCAATGCCGATCCGTCCGACCCGTACTACAACTACCGGGGCGCCAACTTCAATCGCATTCAGACCCATACCCGGCATGTACTGTCCTATGCGCCTCCAAATGCCGGTTCGGAAGCCGCTGACCTGGCCGGCACGCTGAGCGGCTCCTGGATGACCGCCTGGCTGGTCAGCCTGCTGGACAACAATTCGCCTTCAACCCGGGCGCTGACAACGGCCCATTTCCGCACGGCCAATGCCAACTGGATGCGCGACAGTCTGCGGAGCAAGGCGATTTTCACCGTGGCCGGCACGGGTCTGTGGAATGACTTTTGTCTGGAGTGTGTTGGGTTGGCCACGCTCTCCGGCCTGGCCGGCCTGCCTGGCGAAGATGACGGCATGGTGGCCGAATACAGCGCCCACTACACGAAAGCGCCGGGTGGCCGGTGGTACAACACCGACGCCAATCACCACTACAACCGCCGCAACAGTTACCGCCGACTGGGTGAAGACATTGCCCGGTATGGCTACTAA
- a CDS encoding DUF4388 domain-containing protein — MPTNLADVKEVLVDVELLTKYRMFDRALSLLETAIGVSPKNIELRERACSIAIEQGWRQKAIEHLLSLSSLYIEAGKLEQANSALLNAKRLNPQLSITSRLNALKDIERHPRQMGALQPAPQNLAASSYYAARGRALLSGDLSCFSLFDIIQVIENSRITGFISIQSPGLIGKLYFNDGLIADASTDMLRGIPALKKFAELTCGYFEVEKSAVEYKQNIQTTSNTSLILDILRELDEERSMGENVIEIPLDDAGDAGTHIH; from the coding sequence ATGCCAACCAATCTGGCTGACGTCAAAGAAGTCCTGGTGGATGTCGAACTGCTGACCAAGTATCGCATGTTCGACCGCGCACTGTCGTTGTTGGAAACGGCGATTGGTGTATCGCCCAAAAACATCGAACTCCGGGAACGTGCGTGCAGCATCGCCATCGAGCAGGGGTGGCGGCAAAAAGCCATCGAGCACCTTCTGTCGCTGTCCAGCCTGTACATCGAGGCCGGGAAGCTGGAACAGGCCAACTCGGCACTGCTCAATGCCAAGCGGCTCAATCCACAGCTTTCGATTACCTCGCGCCTGAATGCGCTCAAAGACATCGAGCGGCATCCGCGCCAGATGGGGGCACTCCAGCCGGCACCGCAAAATCTGGCAGCGTCGAGTTACTACGCAGCGCGTGGACGCGCGCTGCTCAGCGGCGACCTGAGTTGCTTCAGCCTGTTTGACATCATCCAGGTCATTGAAAACAGCCGCATCACCGGCTTCATTTCGATTCAGTCGCCGGGACTCATCGGGAAGCTCTACTTCAACGACGGTCTCATTGCCGACGCCTCGACCGACATGTTGCGTGGCATTCCGGCGCTCAAGAAGTTTGCCGAACTCACGTGCGGTTACTTCGAGGTCGAAAAATCCGCCGTCGAGTACAAGCAAAACATTCAAACCACGAGCAACACCAGCCTGATTCTGGACATTCTGCGCGAACTGGACGAAGAACGCTCCATGGGCGAAAACGTCATCGAGATTCCCCTCGATGACGCTGGCGATGCCGGAACCCACATTCACTGA
- the cutA gene encoding divalent-cation tolerance protein CutA → MPHTADVWVVLVTTDTAESARALARTVVRGGYAACVNIVPGVTSVYVWEGAEREEAEYLLVIKTTPARYPALEAVLREQHTYTTPEILALPGCAVSAAYAAWVQKQCTAGPD, encoded by the coding sequence GTGCCGCATACCGCAGATGTGTGGGTCGTGTTGGTGACGACGGACACTGCCGAGTCAGCGCGCGCGCTGGCCCGGACGGTCGTCCGTGGCGGATATGCCGCCTGTGTCAACATCGTACCGGGGGTGACCTCGGTCTATGTGTGGGAAGGTGCCGAACGGGAAGAGGCCGAGTACCTGCTCGTCATCAAAACGACGCCGGCACGCTATCCGGCGCTGGAGGCCGTCCTGCGGGAGCAGCACACGTACACCACGCCGGAGATTCTGGCGCTGCCAGGCTGTGCGGTGTCCGCAGCTTACGCTGCCTGGGTTCAGAAGCAGTGCACGGCCGGGCCAGACTGA
- the holA gene encoding DNA polymerase III subunit delta codes for MKATEFLERLPTTEPGPLYVLTGEDTYLQRACVREMLHRLIPEGVSRDFNYSEHDVERDTLRRVLDVARELPLPPARRLVVAHNFEKLTEAEVELLKDYVRQPVSTTTLVFCAGTLDKRRTSVTVLLKVATVIECAPLTPEEARKWILAYGRRQGFEWSPEALGPLIGAVGCDLARLTQESEKLMNYVGPGGRIGPEAVAALVVRSPHEDNFLLAEALWQGDAPRALRLLHRLLGRGEEPVALVGLLAWQLRQMLLAHNLMAVNTPRDTLLRELRLPPHRLSAFLGAVRKQSPARLRQGLIRLQFVDDALKRGYATPRLLLELFLCELLAAETAVSPR; via the coding sequence ATGAAAGCCACCGAATTTCTGGAGCGTCTGCCGACGACGGAGCCAGGCCCGCTGTATGTTCTCACAGGAGAGGACACGTACCTCCAGCGGGCCTGTGTCCGGGAGATGTTGCACCGGCTGATCCCAGAAGGTGTCTCGCGGGACTTCAACTATTCCGAACACGATGTCGAGCGGGACACGCTGCGGCGGGTGCTGGACGTGGCACGGGAGTTACCCCTGCCGCCAGCGCGGCGACTGGTGGTAGCCCACAACTTTGAGAAGCTGACCGAAGCCGAGGTCGAGCTGCTGAAAGATTACGTCCGCCAGCCGGTCTCCACCACGACCCTTGTATTCTGCGCTGGGACGCTCGACAAGCGCCGTACGTCCGTGACGGTCCTGCTCAAGGTGGCAACGGTCATCGAATGTGCACCGCTGACGCCCGAAGAGGCCCGCAAGTGGATTCTGGCTTACGGGCGACGGCAGGGGTTTGAGTGGTCGCCGGAGGCGCTGGGGCCCCTCATCGGTGCTGTCGGGTGCGATTTGGCGCGGCTGACACAGGAGTCCGAAAAGCTGATGAACTACGTCGGCCCGGGTGGGCGCATTGGTCCCGAAGCCGTTGCCGCGCTGGTCGTCCGGTCGCCGCACGAGGACAATTTTCTGCTGGCCGAAGCCCTCTGGCAGGGCGATGCGCCGAGGGCCCTGCGCCTGCTCCATCGGCTGCTCGGCCGGGGTGAAGAACCGGTGGCGCTGGTGGGGTTGCTGGCCTGGCAACTCCGCCAGATGTTGCTGGCGCACAACCTCATGGCGGTCAACACCCCCCGTGACACCCTGCTCCGGGAGTTGCGCCTGCCGCCCCACCGGTTAAGTGCCTTTCTGGGCGCTGTCCGCAAGCAGTCGCCTGCCCGGCTGCGGCAGGGACTCATCCGCCTCCAGTTCGTGGATGATGCCCTGAAACGGGGCTATGCCACGCCGCGACTGCTGCTTGAACTCTTCCTGTGTGAACTGCTGGCGGCGGAGACAGCGGTTTCTCCACGTTGA
- a CDS encoding uroporphyrinogen-III synthase, with amino-acid sequence MTQTRPLHGKHILVTRAAHQAAAFVALLEQYGAQVTALPTIAVTDPVSWQPLDAALQRLREQKAGTARHYDWIFFTSANAVRFFLNRMAFHGDQSDLLAGLRVCAIGKATAGVVRDAGLEVDLVPAHFNAEGVVESFVAFHGGQVAGLRVLQPRARMAREVLGEALTALGVTLEVVEAYQTVRADLDPVLWQARLQSGAFDVVTFASPSAALQMAEAFPNIAPGALLAKTKVACIGPVTSQAVRDLGLDVAIEPPEATLPALAEAIAAYFASQPEALPPEEPTGT; translated from the coding sequence ATGACGCAGACACGTCCACTTCACGGTAAGCACATTCTGGTCACCCGCGCCGCCCATCAGGCGGCGGCCTTTGTGGCGTTGCTGGAACAGTACGGCGCGCAGGTAACGGCCCTGCCCACAATTGCTGTGACTGACCCGGTGAGCTGGCAGCCCCTGGATGCCGCATTGCAGCGGCTGCGGGAGCAGAAAGCCGGAACGGCCCGCCACTACGACTGGATTTTCTTCACAAGCGCCAATGCGGTGAGATTTTTTCTGAACCGCATGGCGTTTCACGGTGACCAATCCGATCTGCTTGCCGGGCTGCGCGTATGCGCCATCGGCAAAGCCACGGCCGGGGTGGTGCGCGATGCCGGGCTGGAAGTTGACCTTGTGCCCGCGCACTTCAATGCAGAAGGCGTCGTGGAAAGCTTTGTCGCCTTTCACGGGGGGCAGGTTGCCGGGTTGCGGGTGTTGCAGCCGCGCGCCCGGATGGCGCGTGAAGTGCTCGGCGAGGCGTTGACGGCGTTGGGTGTGACCCTGGAGGTGGTCGAAGCCTATCAGACGGTGCGCGCCGATCTTGACCCGGTGCTGTGGCAGGCACGTCTGCAATCCGGCGCGTTCGATGTCGTGACCTTTGCCAGTCCCTCGGCGGCGCTTCAGATGGCCGAGGCTTTTCCGAATATCGCGCCAGGTGCATTGCTGGCAAAGACCAAGGTGGCCTGCATTGGCCCCGTAACCAGCCAGGCCGTGCGGGACCTGGGTCTCGACGTGGCCATTGAGCCGCCGGAAGCCACTCTGCCGGCTCTGGCCGAGGCCATTGCCGCCTATTTTGCGTCCCAACCGGAGGCACTCCCACCAGAGGAACCAACCGGTACCTGA
- a CDS encoding pyridoxal-phosphate dependent enzyme: MTKPGALTLADVVAAQHRLASHIHRTPVLTSRTLDARVGQRVFLKAENFQRGGSFKVRGATNCLATLAPEVRARGVVAFSSGNHAQGVALAARTFGVPATIVMPTDAPAAKVAATRGYGARITTYDRQRDDREALACRLAEATGATVIPPYDHHAIMAGQGTVALELLTEVGPLDALLVPVGGGGLLAGCATVAKAWSPDLAVYGVEAELANDTYLSFRAGQRLTIPPPATIADGMRNLTPGRLTFPVLQRTVTDILLVSEDEIRAAVAFLLTRLKVLVEPTGAVGVAALLAGKVPVQGGRVGVILSGGNVDAVQLADCLNQCD, translated from the coding sequence ATGACAAAGCCTGGTGCCCTGACGCTGGCGGATGTCGTCGCCGCCCAGCATCGTCTTGCCTCCCACATTCACCGTACTCCGGTTTTGACCTCGCGGACACTGGATGCCCGGGTGGGGCAGCGTGTGTTTCTCAAGGCTGAAAACTTTCAGCGGGGCGGCTCCTTCAAGGTCCGTGGGGCCACGAACTGCCTGGCAACATTGGCTCCCGAAGTGCGTGCGCGGGGTGTTGTGGCGTTTTCTTCCGGCAACCACGCCCAGGGCGTGGCGCTGGCGGCCCGGACGTTTGGCGTGCCGGCCACCATCGTCATGCCCACCGATGCGCCGGCGGCCAAAGTTGCCGCCACCCGTGGCTATGGCGCCCGGATCACCACTTATGATCGCCAGCGGGATGACCGCGAAGCCCTGGCCTGCCGGCTGGCCGAAGCAACCGGCGCAACGGTCATTCCACCTTATGACCACCATGCCATCATGGCTGGCCAGGGAACGGTGGCCCTTGAACTCCTGACCGAAGTGGGACCGCTCGATGCCCTGCTCGTTCCGGTGGGCGGCGGCGGGCTGCTGGCCGGATGCGCCACGGTGGCCAAAGCCTGGTCGCCGGACCTTGCGGTCTATGGCGTCGAGGCCGAACTGGCCAACGACACCTATCTGTCTTTTCGGGCCGGTCAACGGCTGACCATCCCCCCACCGGCAACCATCGCCGACGGCATGCGCAATCTCACGCCGGGTCGTCTGACCTTCCCCGTTCTTCAGCGCACGGTGACGGACATCCTGCTGGTGTCCGAGGATGAGATTCGCGCAGCGGTGGCGTTTCTCCTCACCCGGCTGAAGGTGCTCGTCGAACCGACCGGCGCTGTAGGTGTGGCCGCGCTGCTGGCAGGTAAAGTCCCCGTGCAGGGCGGACGGGTTGGGGTTATCCTTTCCGGCGGCAATGTGGATGCCGTCCAACTGGCAGACTGCCTGAACCAATGCGATTGA
- a CDS encoding class I SAM-dependent methyltransferase: MGKFADNYDNCMRPLERRFFEVRRRQLIPQAAGEVLEIGGGTGANLPFYGTAVTSLMFTDPDPAMLWIAAAKPRPPHLAVTFLEATAEALPFPAASFDTVVTTLVLCSVRDPMQALAEIRRVLRPGGCFLALEHVRPQGWLGYLADALTPLQKRLAAGCHLNRQTHRAIRQAGFSIRREQFSILNILAEIEAVSDKTGDRTRSCRGGARLSSKPQMCD, translated from the coding sequence ATGGGCAAGTTTGCCGACAACTACGACAACTGCATGCGGCCGCTGGAGCGGCGTTTTTTTGAAGTGCGGCGGCGGCAGCTTATTCCTCAAGCCGCAGGTGAGGTTCTTGAAATTGGCGGCGGCACCGGCGCCAATCTGCCGTTCTATGGAACAGCCGTCACATCGCTGATGTTCACCGACCCTGACCCGGCCATGCTGTGGATAGCTGCCGCCAAACCGCGGCCGCCCCACCTTGCCGTCACCTTTCTCGAAGCCACAGCCGAGGCGCTCCCTTTCCCGGCGGCCAGTTTTGATACGGTTGTCACGACCCTTGTGCTGTGCAGTGTGCGCGATCCCATGCAGGCGCTGGCTGAAATCCGGCGGGTTCTGCGGCCTGGCGGCTGCTTTCTGGCGCTGGAACACGTCCGCCCGCAGGGCTGGCTGGGCTACCTGGCGGATGCCCTGACTCCGCTCCAGAAGCGACTCGCCGCCGGATGCCATCTCAACCGCCAGACCCACCGGGCCATTCGTCAGGCGGGTTTCAGCATTCGCCGCGAGCAGTTTTCCATACTGAACATCCTCGCCGAAATCGAGGCGGTTTCGGACAAAACCGGTGATCGCACCCGCTCCTGCCGTGGCGGGGCGCGGCTGTCGTCGAAGCCGCAGATGTGCGATTGA